GCCAGCAATTCGGGAACCCATTTCGATCCGGACATTCTGAACGCTTTCTTTAAAACGATTTCTGTTTATCCGGTAGGAACCATGGTCAAATTGACAGATGACTCTATTGCACTTGTTATAAAAAATACCCCGGGGTGCATGCTCGACCCGGTGGTACGAATTCTTTCCTCCAAGAGAAGCGATATGGGGACAGAATTTGACCTTGCTAAAACTGCGGATCTGCATATCGTAAAATCTATCGATGCGGACAGCGAAATCCCAATGGAGATTTTTGAGTAATAAATACTATAAATGTATGATAAAATAACAAGAACCTGATTTTCACGCAGTAAAAGCGGCATGAGAATCAGGTTCTTTTCAGTTCGTCTTTTATTTTATGGCAGGCTACACTTCACAGCCGTCGCCAATCATGCATAATTCCGGATTTTTCATGCTGACCTTTGTATGCGGTGCTATGGATTCCGTAATAAAGGCACTTCCGCCAATCACGCAGTCGTGGCCGATTACTGTGCTCCCGCCTAAAATGGAAGCCCCGGAATAAATCGTTACATTATCCTCAATGGTAGGATGCCTCTTGATTCCCGCCAGAGCCTGACCGCCCCGTGTGGATAGCGCCCCAATTGTCACCCCTTGGAACAGCTTTACATTATCGCCAATAATGGTCGTCTCCCCAATGACTACTCCGGTACCGTGATCTATAAAGAAATACTTTCCGATACATGCTCCCGCATTGATATCAATACCCGTACGGCTGTGTGCATATTCGGTCATAATTCTCGGAATAAAAGGCACTTCTCTGATATACAGCTCATGTGCCATCCGATAAACAAAAATCGCATACAGACCCGGATAAGAAAATATGATCTGCTCCTTGCTTCCGGCCGCAGGGTCTCCGTCATACGCCGCCTGTATATCCGTCAGAAGGATTTTCTGGATCTTGGACAGCTGTTTCAGGAATTCAACGGTTATGGTTTCTGCCTGATCCGCTGTTTCCGAACTCTGCTGGTTATTCTGATATGCGAGAGCCAGCTCAATCTGCGTGGAAAGCTGGTCAAAGACATTGGTCAGCCTCTGCCCTATGAAATACGGAGCCAAGGTGCAGTCCAGCCTATCCGTTCCAAAATACCCGGGAAACATAATCGTTCGGAGCTCTTTTATTAATTGAATAATGATGCTTCTATCGGGCAGTCTCATAGAATCCTTTGCTAAAAATAATTCTTCTGTTAAATAATTTGTGGTAATATCTTCCACTATATCCTGAACATTTTGCTTAAATTGATCTTTCAATTTTATAACATCCTCTCTTAAAAAAATGCATAGTCTAAACTTTATTATACTACAGTGTATTCCCAAGAGTCCAGTTTTTTACTTAAAAAAGTGGCTTTACCGCTTATCCTTTTATATAAAAAGCCATCGGAGAATATCTGATTCGATATGCCCCGACGGCTTTT
This region of Aminipila luticellarii genomic DNA includes:
- the epsC gene encoding serine O-acetyltransferase EpsC, which translates into the protein MKDQFKQNVQDIVEDITTNYLTEELFLAKDSMRLPDRSIIIQLIKELRTIMFPGYFGTDRLDCTLAPYFIGQRLTNVFDQLSTQIELALAYQNNQQSSETADQAETITVEFLKQLSKIQKILLTDIQAAYDGDPAAGSKEQIIFSYPGLYAIFVYRMAHELYIREVPFIPRIMTEYAHSRTGIDINAGACIGKYFFIDHGTGVVIGETTIIGDNVKLFQGVTIGALSTRGGQALAGIKRHPTIEDNVTIYSGASILGGSTVIGHDCVIGGSAFITESIAPHTKVSMKNPELCMIGDGCEV